The proteins below come from a single Bombyx mori chromosome 7, ASM3026992v2 genomic window:
- the LOC101743799 gene encoding alpha-fibrinogenase-like, translated as MKINRRCSGSIIDKNWIITAAHCVVGPLRSVRVYHTSEYFTTKLIARVDPQNVFNKDFVKGSKTVSNEENDLALLKTRRPITFNDNIEPVLLASYPMEFGQVGIIAGYGKSESNASKPREGAVRIIDCKYTIGTDLLCSVGAVRAGSGDSGGPLISEGRLHGIITQSCSDVEINKFCVTIYVDVVVNLNWIQNVMDSSIKTQVF; from the coding sequence ATGAAGATAAATAGACGATGTAGCGGTtctattattgataaaaattggATAATAACAGCGGCCCATTGCGTCGTGGGACCGCTGAGAAGCGTTCGAGTTTACCACACGAGTGAATATTTTACAACCAAGCTTATTGCCAGAGTCGATCCTCAGAATGTGTTCAACAAGGACTTCGTGAAGGGTTCGAAAACCGTGAGTAATGAGGAAAATGATTTGGCGTTGTTGAAAACTCGTCGTCCGATTACCTTTAATGATAATATAGAACCAGTACTATTGGCTTCATACCCGATGGAGTTTGGACAAGTCGGAATCATTGCGGGTTACGGCAAGTCCGAGTCTAATGCATCCAAGCCGAGAGAAGGTGCAGTGCGAATAATTGACTGCAAATACACTATTGGTACTGATTTACTGTGTTCTGTTGGCGCAGTCAGGGCTGGGTCCGGAGATTCTGGGGGACCATTGATTTCAGAAGGTCGACTTCATGGCATAATAACACAGAGCTGTTCTGACGTAGAGATTAACAAGTTTTGTGTCACTATCTATGTTGATGTTGTCGTAAATTTGAATTGGATTCAGAACGTCATGGATTCGTCAATCAAGACTCAGGTTTTTTGA